A stretch of the Lolium perenne isolate Kyuss_39 chromosome 3, Kyuss_2.0, whole genome shotgun sequence genome encodes the following:
- the LOC127344272 gene encoding uncharacterized protein isoform X3, producing MSHRRRRPSSPPPLPAHPLEDNALLHDILLRLPPQPPYLLRASIVSKRWRRLATDPKFLRRFRAHHGKPPLLGDFSYEVGSFSFRSTLDPPYRIPPRRLSLRPDGSEGWACLDCRHGRILFDDCRRRRVIVWDPITDGRCVLAYPQQFRDSGIVQIHSGAVLCAAGDQGHVHGACQSIPFKLVGLSAWHHNDVASIFASVYSSETGVWSDLVSTTLPRKGINLLSHSALVGNTLHWLVTTNSILEFDLVAQTLAVTKRPLGAPPRHDNVQITRSEDGGVGFAALSGSRYDPCLQMWDRKVDPDGAATWVLRKTVELQKILGLDSMIEKNKASILHYLDDAHAIFLRVYSSVYMVQLESMQSKELFKSIHNCIYRPFTSFWTEA from the exons atgagccaccgccgccgccggccctccTCGCCGCCACCACTACCGGCGCATCCGCTGGAAGACAACGCCCTCCTCCACGACATCTTGCTCCGCCTCCCGCCgcagccgccctacctcctgcgcGCGTCCATCGTCTCCAAGCGCTGGCGACGCCTCGCCACCGACCCCAAGTTCCTCCGCCGCTTCCGCGCCCACCACGGGAAGCCTCCCCTCCTGGGCGACTTCTCGTACGAAGTAGGATCATTCTCCTTCAGATCCACCCTCGACCCGCCCTACCGCATCCCTCCCCGCCGCCTCTCCCTGCGGCCGGACGGCAGCGAGGGATGGGCGTGCCTCGACTGCCGCCACGGACGCATACTCTTCGACGACTGCAGGCGGAGGCGGGTCATCGTGTGGGACCCCATCACCGACGGCCGCTGCGTCCTAGCCTACCCGCAGCAGTTCCGCGACTCCGGGATTGTGCAAATCCACAGCGGGGCGGTGCTCTGCGCCGCCGGCGACCAGGGCCACGTGCATGGCGCCTGCCAGTCGATCCCTTTCAAACTGGTCGGGCTCAGCGCTTGGCACCACAATGATGTAGCCAGCATCTTCGCAAGTGTCTACTCTTCCGAGACTGGCGTATGGAGTGATCTCGTCTCAACAACGCTCCCACGGAAGGGTATAAATCTTTTGAGTCACAGCGCACTTGTTGGTAACACCCTTCACTGGCTGGTCACCACAAATAGCATACTGGAGTTTGATTTGGTCGCACAGACGTTAGCTGTGACCAAGAGGCCTCTTGGTGCTCCTCCTCGCCATGACAATGTTCAGATCACCCGGTCAGAGGATGGCGGTGTTGGCTTCGCTGCTTTGTCCGGCTCTCGCTATGACCCTTGCTTGCAAATGTGGGACAGGAAGGTCGATCCGGATGGAGCTGCCACATGGGTGTTGCGCAAGACTGTTGAACTGCAGAAGATTCTTGGATTGGACTCTATGATTGAGAAGAACAAGGCATCTATACTGCACTACTTGGATGATGCTCATGCAATCTTTTTGAGGGTATATTCATCTGTCTACATGGTTCAGCTTGAGTCAATGCAGTCTAAGGAACTTTTCAAAAGCATCCATAATTGCATCTATCGTCCTTTCACAAGTTTCTGGACCGAAG CATGA
- the LOC127344272 gene encoding uncharacterized protein isoform X2 — MSHRRRRPSSPPPLPAHPLEDNALLHDILLRLPPQPPYLLRASIVSKRWRRLATDPKFLRRFRAHHGKPPLLGDFSYEVGSFSFRSTLDPPYRIPPRRLSLRPDGSEGWACLDCRHGRILFDDCRRRRVIVWDPITDGRCVLAYPQQFRDSGIVQIHSGAVLCAAGDQGHVHGACQSIPFKLVGLSAWHHNDVASIFASVYSSETGVWSDLVSTTLPRKGINLLSHSALVGNTLHWLVTTNSILEFDLVAQTLAVTKRPLGAPPRHDNVQITRSEDGGVGFAALSGSRYDPCLQMWDRKVDPDGAATWVLRKTVELQKILGLDSMIEKNKASILHYLDDAHAIFLRVYSSVYMVQLESMQSKELFKSIHNCIYRPFTSFWTEGVFSSLKPNQLITQ, encoded by the coding sequence atgagccaccgccgccgccggccctccTCGCCGCCACCACTACCGGCGCATCCGCTGGAAGACAACGCCCTCCTCCACGACATCTTGCTCCGCCTCCCGCCgcagccgccctacctcctgcgcGCGTCCATCGTCTCCAAGCGCTGGCGACGCCTCGCCACCGACCCCAAGTTCCTCCGCCGCTTCCGCGCCCACCACGGGAAGCCTCCCCTCCTGGGCGACTTCTCGTACGAAGTAGGATCATTCTCCTTCAGATCCACCCTCGACCCGCCCTACCGCATCCCTCCCCGCCGCCTCTCCCTGCGGCCGGACGGCAGCGAGGGATGGGCGTGCCTCGACTGCCGCCACGGACGCATACTCTTCGACGACTGCAGGCGGAGGCGGGTCATCGTGTGGGACCCCATCACCGACGGCCGCTGCGTCCTAGCCTACCCGCAGCAGTTCCGCGACTCCGGGATTGTGCAAATCCACAGCGGGGCGGTGCTCTGCGCCGCCGGCGACCAGGGCCACGTGCATGGCGCCTGCCAGTCGATCCCTTTCAAACTGGTCGGGCTCAGCGCTTGGCACCACAATGATGTAGCCAGCATCTTCGCAAGTGTCTACTCTTCCGAGACTGGCGTATGGAGTGATCTCGTCTCAACAACGCTCCCACGGAAGGGTATAAATCTTTTGAGTCACAGCGCACTTGTTGGTAACACCCTTCACTGGCTGGTCACCACAAATAGCATACTGGAGTTTGATTTGGTCGCACAGACGTTAGCTGTGACCAAGAGGCCTCTTGGTGCTCCTCCTCGCCATGACAATGTTCAGATCACCCGGTCAGAGGATGGCGGTGTTGGCTTCGCTGCTTTGTCCGGCTCTCGCTATGACCCTTGCTTGCAAATGTGGGACAGGAAGGTCGATCCGGATGGAGCTGCCACATGGGTGTTGCGCAAGACTGTTGAACTGCAGAAGATTCTTGGATTGGACTCTATGATTGAGAAGAACAAGGCATCTATACTGCACTACTTGGATGATGCTCATGCAATCTTTTTGAGGGTATATTCATCTGTCTACATGGTTCAGCTTGAGTCAATGCAGTCTAAGGAACTTTTCAAAAGCATCCATAATTGCATCTATCGTCCTTTCACAAGTTTCTGGACCGAAG